The DNA sequence CGTCTCGCCCGACCGGATGAGGTCGTCGACGACGAGGACGCTCTCGCCGGAGGAGAGGGCTCGTGAGGGGAGATAGTAGGTCAGTTCGATGCCGGAGGCGAGTCGCTGGCGCGATTCGACGAACTCCTCGACGGCCGTCTCCTTGGATTTCTTGGCGTAGGCGACGCGGGCGTCGAAGTAACTCGCCATCGCGGCCCCCAACGTGATGCCGTCGGTGGCGGCGGTGAGGACCACGTCGGGGCGTTCGAACCCGAGCGAATCCGCCGCGACGGGCGCGACGAGGTCCAAGAACGACTGGTCGAAGACGACGCCGGAGTTGTCGACGTACCCCTCGTCGTCGAACTCGACGCGACTCTCCAACTCCGCGGCGAGGGCGTCGCGGCCGACGCCCTGCACGACTTCGCGGGCGCGTTCGACGCCGGGGAGGACGTGGCCGTT is a window from the Halogeometricum sp. S3BR5-2 genome containing:
- a CDS encoding phosphoribosyltransferase family protein translates to MNRAEKAALQLQAVAVLRMLKETRTYDELADLTGLPAGDLNRYVNGHVLPGVERAREVVQGVGRDALAAELESRVEFDDEGYVDNSGVVFDQSFLDLVAPVAADSLGFERPDVVLTAATDGITLGAAMASYFDARVAYAKKSKETAVEEFVESRQRLASGIELTYYLPSRALSSGESVLVVDDLIRSGETQELLLDIALQSEANVTGVFALISVGTEGIDRAREITDAPVGALTTFDAE